From the genome of Marixanthomonas ophiurae, one region includes:
- a CDS encoding ABC transporter ATP-binding protein — protein sequence MITITDLEKYYATEEVRTIALNKLSFTVNEGEFVAVMGPSGCGKSTLLNILGLLDDPDGGSFIFNGIEVAGFNERKRANLRKHNIGFVFQSFNLIDELTVFENVELPLIYTGVKPAERKVRVDAVLEKMQIMHRRKHFPQQLSGGQQQRVAVARAVVNNPKLILADEPTGNLDSSNGNEVMDLLTELNEAGTTIIMVTHSEHDAKYSHRIIRMLDGQKVTENILAEYKKV from the coding sequence ATGATAACAATTACAGATTTAGAAAAGTACTACGCTACCGAGGAGGTACGCACTATAGCCTTAAATAAACTATCCTTTACAGTAAACGAAGGAGAATTTGTAGCAGTGATGGGACCTTCGGGTTGCGGAAAATCGACACTGCTTAATATTTTGGGTTTACTGGACGATCCCGATGGAGGCAGTTTTATATTTAATGGCATTGAAGTAGCTGGCTTTAACGAACGCAAACGGGCTAATTTACGCAAGCACAACATCGGTTTTGTGTTTCAAAGCTTTAACCTCATTGATGAATTGACGGTTTTTGAAAACGTTGAACTTCCTTTAATCTATACTGGCGTTAAACCTGCTGAACGCAAAGTACGGGTAGATGCCGTGTTGGAGAAAATGCAGATCATGCACCGTCGCAAACACTTTCCGCAACAGCTCTCAGGAGGACAACAACAGCGTGTGGCGGTTGCCCGTGCCGTAGTAAACAACCCGAAACTAATTTTGGCTGATGAGCCTACAGGTAATCTGGACAGCAGCAACGGTAACGAAGTGATGGATCTTTTAACCGAATTAAACGAAGCAGGCACAACCATAATTATGGTAACACACAGTGAGCACGACGCCAAATACAGTCACAGAATTATCAGAATGTTGGATGGACAGAAAGTAACGGAGAATATATTGGCGGAGTATAAGAAGGTATAA
- a CDS encoding ABC transporter permease: MFKNYFKIAFRNLWKNKGYSFLNIFGLAIGITCASLILLWVEDEVNFDQSIADKELVYAVPTNQKYEGEWRTFFQATPGPLAEVLKTEIPEVTKAARKRDKSFLLSVGEKSINSEGSYADKDIFAIFGLKFIYGNSKDAFKNKKSIVITQKTASILFGNSQEAMGKNIQFDQKTNYIVTGIIENFPKNTTYPFTWLIPFQNFTDGKEWTKGYGANFTDTFVKLAPGVAVEKVNKKVKAILPAKTGDKETEAILFSANDWHLRSNFKNGEISGGRIEYVRLFSFIALIILIIACINFMNLATARSEKRANEVGMRKALGSGKKQLIFQFITEAVFTAFLSGVVSIFLLIILIPHFNELIDKDLSLALSKPSHFIPILLITLVCGFLSGLYPAFYLSSFKPIEVLKGSIRQTGAASITRKSLVVIQFSASIIFIISTIIVYQQVQHVKNRDLGMTKENLIEVPAANGNIIENFNSIEQELKSSGLVESAGLMNSQILSGGNNTSGVQWQGKPDNEDVLISIRTVTHNFFKTTGMEIKEGKGFGTSQAADSSNVLISESFAKLLNTDNVVGKTVNWQGQMFTIKGIVKDFLYGDMYGTSDPVIFYNQAEGADYLYIKPTTGANMSNTLQEIEQVLKSQNPGFPFEYRFVDEAFNERFKSEQLVENLSQIFALLAIIISCLGLFGLSAYTAEQRKKEIGVRKVLGSSVSGVVKLLSKDFLKLVLLAILVSVPIAWYGMHKWLQDFAYRIDIEWWIFAIAGIIAMGIALLTVSFQAIKAAIANPVKSLRTE, translated from the coding sequence ATGTTTAAAAATTATTTCAAAATAGCATTCAGAAACCTTTGGAAAAACAAAGGTTACAGCTTTCTTAACATCTTCGGTTTGGCCATTGGGATTACGTGTGCAAGTCTTATTCTTCTTTGGGTTGAGGATGAGGTGAATTTTGACCAATCTATTGCAGATAAAGAACTGGTCTATGCCGTACCGACCAATCAAAAGTACGAGGGAGAATGGAGAACGTTTTTTCAAGCTACGCCAGGACCTTTGGCCGAGGTTTTAAAAACAGAAATACCTGAAGTTACAAAGGCTGCGCGTAAGCGTGATAAAAGCTTTCTTCTCAGTGTTGGCGAGAAATCGATTAACAGCGAAGGAAGTTATGCAGATAAAGACATCTTTGCCATTTTCGGTCTTAAATTTATTTATGGAAACTCTAAAGATGCCTTTAAAAACAAAAAATCAATTGTTATAACACAAAAGACAGCTTCCATACTTTTTGGAAATAGCCAAGAAGCAATGGGAAAGAATATTCAATTTGATCAAAAAACAAATTATATTGTTACTGGAATTATAGAAAATTTCCCTAAGAATACTACCTATCCGTTTACATGGCTTATTCCATTCCAAAATTTTACCGATGGCAAAGAATGGACTAAAGGCTACGGTGCTAATTTTACGGACACTTTTGTAAAATTAGCACCAGGAGTCGCGGTTGAAAAAGTAAATAAAAAAGTAAAAGCAATACTTCCTGCCAAAACCGGTGATAAAGAAACGGAAGCAATCTTATTCTCGGCGAATGACTGGCATTTACGATCCAATTTTAAAAATGGTGAAATCAGTGGTGGCCGTATTGAATATGTACGTTTGTTCAGCTTTATCGCACTGATTATTTTAATCATCGCTTGCATTAACTTTATGAATCTTGCTACAGCCCGAAGTGAAAAACGCGCTAACGAAGTAGGAATGCGAAAAGCCTTAGGCTCAGGGAAAAAGCAGTTGATCTTTCAATTTATCACCGAGGCCGTTTTCACAGCTTTTCTTAGTGGTGTTGTAAGCATTTTTCTATTAATTATATTAATTCCACATTTTAATGAATTGATTGATAAAGATTTAAGCTTAGCACTTTCCAAACCTTCTCATTTTATCCCAATACTGCTTATAACTCTGGTCTGCGGATTTCTGTCCGGTTTGTATCCTGCGTTTTACCTTTCTTCATTTAAACCTATTGAAGTGCTCAAAGGGTCTATAAGACAAACAGGAGCTGCATCTATTACAAGGAAAAGTTTGGTGGTCATTCAATTTTCAGCTTCTATCATTTTTATCATAAGTACCATTATAGTGTATCAACAAGTGCAACACGTAAAAAATAGGGATTTAGGAATGACTAAAGAAAACCTTATTGAAGTACCTGCAGCAAATGGAAATATTATTGAAAATTTCAATTCTATTGAACAAGAGCTTAAATCTTCTGGACTGGTTGAAAGTGCTGGCCTAATGAATTCGCAAATTTTATCTGGAGGAAATAACACCTCAGGTGTACAATGGCAAGGCAAGCCTGATAATGAAGATGTCTTGATTTCTATTAGAACGGTAACCCACAATTTTTTCAAGACCACCGGAATGGAAATCAAAGAAGGAAAGGGTTTTGGCACTTCGCAAGCTGCAGATAGCAGTAATGTATTAATTTCTGAATCTTTTGCAAAACTATTAAATACGGATAATGTAGTGGGTAAAACGGTTAATTGGCAAGGACAGATGTTCACCATCAAGGGGATTGTCAAGGATTTTTTATACGGCGATATGTATGGAACGAGTGATCCTGTCATATTTTATAATCAAGCTGAAGGAGCAGATTACCTATATATAAAACCAACAACTGGAGCTAACATGAGTAATACACTCCAAGAAATAGAACAAGTACTAAAATCACAAAATCCAGGGTTTCCTTTTGAATACAGATTTGTAGATGAAGCTTTTAATGAACGTTTTAAAAGTGAACAATTGGTAGAAAACCTATCTCAAATTTTTGCACTTTTAGCCATAATCATTTCCTGCTTAGGCCTTTTCGGATTATCTGCATATACGGCAGAGCAAAGGAAAAAAGAAATAGGAGTCCGCAAAGTTTTAGGTTCTAGTGTTTCTGGAGTTGTAAAACTCTTGTCCAAAGACTTTTTAAAGTTGGTGCTTCTTGCCATTTTGGTCTCCGTTCCTATCGCTTGGTACGGCATGCACAAGTGGTTACAGGATTTTGCATATCGCATCGATATAGAGTGGTGGATATTTGCGATAGCAGGAATTATAGCAATGGGGATTGCATTGCTAACGGTAAGCTTTCAAGCGATTAAAGCCGCGATAGCAAATCCAGTGAAAAGCCTACGAACAGAGTAA
- a CDS encoding efflux RND transporter periplasmic adaptor subunit, with the protein MDIQLEKKRFTTKKLLLIGGTVLLLALIVFVIISSFGGSKLNVEKERISINTVEKGVFQENIPVNGIVLPITTIYLDALEGGRVEEKFVEDGSILKKGDPILRLSNTDLELSLVNQETQVYNLLTQMQISQNAARQNTINKLNQYTDVESGLIEAKRVYDLNSKLYEKDAIGRQDLIKAKNEYDYQKERMQLSEQILKQDSIAVKQEKSQVQSSYARTQNALELMRRKVADLVVKAPVDGQLTSLDAEIGQSKNKGERLGQIDVLSGFKVRADIDEHYISRIYTGQTGSFSFNGKSYTLTIKKVYTQVNNGRFQVDMEFGEEVAEGIRRGQTLQIRLALSDEKQALLIPKGGFFQQTGGNWIFKVSEDGDTAYKTDISLGSQNTEYYEVLNGLEPGDKVITSSYDNYGDVQELVLKE; encoded by the coding sequence ATGGACATCCAATTGGAAAAGAAACGATTCACTACTAAAAAACTACTACTTATAGGAGGTACAGTCTTATTGTTGGCTTTGATCGTTTTTGTAATTATTTCTTCGTTTGGCGGCTCAAAATTGAACGTCGAAAAAGAGCGCATCAGTATAAATACAGTTGAAAAAGGAGTTTTTCAAGAAAATATCCCTGTAAATGGAATAGTACTCCCCATTACCACTATCTATCTAGACGCATTGGAAGGCGGTCGCGTAGAAGAAAAATTTGTTGAAGACGGTTCCATCCTTAAAAAAGGCGACCCTATTTTAAGACTTTCCAATACCGATTTGGAGCTGAGCCTTGTAAACCAAGAAACACAAGTTTATAACCTATTGACGCAAATGCAGATTTCGCAAAATGCAGCCCGGCAAAATACCATTAACAAACTAAACCAATATACCGATGTGGAGAGTGGCTTAATAGAGGCCAAAAGAGTGTATGACCTCAACAGCAAACTATACGAAAAAGATGCCATTGGCAGACAGGATTTAATCAAAGCAAAAAACGAATACGACTACCAAAAAGAACGGATGCAACTTTCTGAACAAATTCTAAAGCAAGATTCCATCGCTGTAAAACAAGAAAAAAGCCAAGTTCAAAGCAGTTATGCTCGAACCCAGAATGCACTTGAATTGATGCGTAGAAAAGTAGCAGACCTGGTTGTAAAAGCTCCTGTTGATGGGCAGCTTACTTCGCTGGATGCCGAAATTGGTCAGTCTAAAAACAAGGGTGAGCGATTAGGGCAAATAGATGTATTGAGCGGCTTTAAAGTACGTGCTGATATTGACGAGCATTATATTTCACGAATTTATACGGGACAAACAGGAAGTTTCAGTTTTAATGGGAAAAGTTACACTCTAACTATCAAAAAGGTATATACACAAGTGAACAATGGTCGTTTTCAAGTCGATATGGAGTTTGGGGAAGAAGTAGCAGAAGGAATTCGTCGTGGACAGACCTTACAAATTCGACTGGCTTTGAGCGATGAAAAACAAGCATTACTAATCCCAAAAGGAGGCTTTTTTCAGCAAACAGGAGGCAATTGGATATTTAAAGTGAGTGAAGACGGCGATACGGCCTATAAAACTGATATAAGCTTAGGAAGCCAAAACACTGAATATTATGAAGTACTAAACGGTCTAGAACCTGGAGACAAAGTAATTACTAGTAGTTACGATAACTATGGTGACGTACAAGAATTGGTTTTAAAAGAATAA
- a CDS encoding sigma-54-dependent transcriptional regulator has translation MLLQNARILVIDDDEDVLIALRLLLKPKVKEVVTNKNPNTIQSLMQEYQFDVVILDMNFNGLVNTGNEGIFWLNKIKKQKPETDVILITAYGDIDLAIRSLKEGASDFLVKPWQNEKILEAIRERVEKQQKKQSKKLQLDAETKIIGESEPMQDVFVKLKKVAPTDANVLILGENGTGKDLIARAIHDNSLRKNNPFVKVDVGSLTNTLFESELFGYKKGAFTDAREDRKGRFETAHGGTLFLDEIGNITLRQQARLLTVLQNRQVTPLGANQPIPIDIRLICATNVSISDLADEERFRKDLIYRINTVDVTIPPLRDRGTDITLLAHYFVDFYAEKYGKGSFSLSSSFIQKLKKHHFSGNVRELQYALERAIIMAEQHTLEAEDLTFSAIEQPQIQVAQNETNLDAIEKNTILTVIEKNNGNISKSAKELGITRAALYRRLHKYDL, from the coding sequence ATGCTTCTTCAAAATGCAAGAATATTGGTTATCGACGACGATGAGGACGTGCTCATTGCGCTTCGGCTTTTACTGAAACCGAAGGTGAAGGAGGTGGTTACTAATAAAAATCCCAATACGATTCAAAGCCTGATGCAAGAATATCAATTTGATGTGGTGATTTTGGATATGAATTTTAATGGCTTGGTAAACACAGGCAACGAAGGGATCTTCTGGCTGAACAAAATTAAAAAGCAAAAGCCGGAAACTGATGTCATTCTTATCACAGCTTACGGCGATATCGATTTGGCCATACGCTCTCTAAAAGAAGGGGCTTCCGATTTTCTTGTTAAGCCCTGGCAGAACGAAAAAATATTGGAAGCGATTCGGGAACGGGTTGAAAAACAGCAAAAAAAGCAATCAAAAAAACTTCAGTTAGATGCTGAAACCAAGATCATAGGCGAAAGTGAACCCATGCAGGATGTGTTCGTAAAACTTAAAAAAGTAGCACCAACCGATGCCAATGTCCTTATTTTGGGCGAAAACGGAACGGGAAAAGACCTTATTGCAAGAGCTATTCACGATAACTCCCTTCGGAAAAATAACCCTTTTGTAAAAGTGGATGTGGGCTCTTTAACCAACACACTTTTTGAAAGTGAACTATTCGGTTACAAAAAAGGCGCTTTTACCGATGCCCGGGAAGACCGCAAAGGCCGTTTTGAAACTGCCCATGGCGGTACCCTTTTTCTAGATGAAATAGGGAACATAACACTTAGACAACAAGCACGTTTATTGACCGTTTTGCAAAACAGGCAGGTAACGCCGTTGGGCGCCAACCAGCCAATCCCTATTGATATTCGGCTAATCTGTGCTACCAATGTGTCGATAAGCGATTTGGCCGATGAAGAACGTTTCAGAAAAGATTTAATTTATCGTATTAATACTGTTGATGTCACGATTCCGCCATTACGGGACCGCGGCACCGATATAACACTGCTTGCGCACTATTTTGTCGATTTTTATGCTGAAAAATATGGTAAGGGGAGTTTTAGTTTGTCTTCGAGCTTTATTCAAAAACTGAAAAAACATCACTTTAGCGGAAACGTACGTGAGTTGCAATATGCCTTGGAACGCGCCATCATTATGGCAGAACAGCATACGCTGGAAGCTGAAGATTTAACCTTTTCGGCCATCGAACAACCGCAAATACAAGTTGCGCAAAACGAAACAAATCTGGATGCCATTGAAAAGAACACCATCCTTACCGTGATTGAAAAAAATAACGGAAACATCTCAAAATCTGCCAAGGAACTAGGGATTACCCGTGCCGCACTCTACCGCAGACTCCATAAATATGACCTATAA
- a CDS encoding ABC transporter permease, whose translation MIKNYFKIAFRSLKKQPFFTLINTLGLAIGMAGSLLIALYIYEELNYDNMFVDADRLYRIDMDIKFGGAEIKSGETAPPMAATLEKDFAEIENTVRFRTLGSNLFRSSDKTDNIKELSTTYVDSTFFNMFGLELINGNKESALKEPNTLVMTRTAAENHFGSVDVVGKSLLLNNEDTYIVTGVMEDLPKNSFLKNYSIFMAMAGNVASREDIWGNNNYYTFVKLAPETRLDNFKLQLEGVVEKYVLPWAKKTFPGMTKESFAASGNYIRYHTIPLTDIHLYSENQNEMGEKGTIQNVYILSFIGFFLILLACVNFMNLSTAHSLKRAKEVGIRKTLGSNRFQLIVQFLTESGFVVFASMILAIIIALIALPYFNDLAGRDISIPFTEPLFYVAILLITILLGLFSGSYPAFVISRFIPVDTLKGNGMKNSSKWNIRSMLVVFQFGVAVFLIVGTLVVFQQLKFIQNKDLGFDKEQVLVINDTYAAGQHINAFKQDVLNLSAVKDATVSSFMPTPSSRSNSSFFKEGAMDQQYAIQMQTWEVDNDYLNTLNLELVAGRDFNSQSAADSTAVIINESTLATLGISSEEALGIRITEEIGLENPEFYHVIGVIKDFHYESLRENIGALGLFMSRTTGSMAIKLKTDDFASVIANIESIWIKRAPGQPFNYRFMDDAFEASYKEERRLGSIFIVFTCLSIFIACLGLFGLAAFNAQNRTKEIGVRKVLGASVSQITIGLTTDFLKLVGISTLIALPIGWYCMNIWLEDFSYRIQIGWGIMGLSALLVTTIAIITVSYQSIKAAIANPVKSLRTE comes from the coding sequence ATGATCAAGAATTATTTTAAAATAGCATTTAGAAGTCTAAAAAAACAACCTTTTTTTACCTTGATCAATACACTAGGGCTTGCCATAGGAATGGCTGGTAGTTTATTGATTGCACTCTACATCTATGAGGAGTTAAACTATGACAACATGTTTGTGGACGCCGACCGTCTCTATCGAATCGATATGGACATCAAATTTGGTGGTGCAGAAATTAAAAGTGGCGAAACGGCACCACCAATGGCTGCAACCTTAGAAAAAGATTTTGCGGAGATTGAAAACACCGTTCGATTTAGAACTTTAGGCAGTAACCTATTTAGGAGCAGTGATAAAACCGATAATATCAAAGAGCTTTCTACTACGTATGTAGATTCTACCTTTTTTAACATGTTCGGGCTTGAACTCATTAACGGTAACAAAGAATCCGCATTGAAAGAACCCAACACGCTCGTTATGACCAGAACGGCTGCAGAAAATCATTTTGGTAGTGTCGATGTGGTAGGAAAGAGCCTTTTATTAAATAATGAAGACACATATATAGTAACTGGTGTAATGGAGGATCTTCCCAAAAACTCCTTCTTAAAGAATTACAGCATATTTATGGCAATGGCTGGAAATGTTGCCTCTCGAGAAGATATATGGGGTAACAACAACTACTACACGTTTGTCAAACTAGCACCAGAAACCCGTCTTGATAATTTTAAGTTACAATTAGAAGGCGTGGTTGAAAAATATGTACTGCCTTGGGCTAAAAAGACGTTCCCAGGTATGACCAAGGAATCTTTTGCAGCATCTGGAAATTATATAAGATACCACACTATTCCGTTGACCGATATTCATTTGTATTCTGAAAATCAAAATGAAATGGGCGAGAAAGGAACCATTCAAAACGTTTACATTCTATCATTCATAGGCTTCTTTCTCATTCTTCTAGCGTGCGTAAACTTTATGAATCTATCTACTGCGCATTCCCTAAAAAGAGCCAAGGAAGTAGGGATACGTAAGACACTGGGATCCAATAGATTTCAATTAATAGTGCAATTCCTAACAGAATCTGGATTTGTCGTCTTTGCTTCCATGATTCTAGCAATTATAATAGCTTTAATTGCATTGCCGTATTTCAATGATTTAGCTGGCAGGGATATTAGTATACCATTTACAGAGCCTTTGTTTTATGTTGCCATTTTACTCATCACTATATTGTTAGGACTCTTTTCTGGTAGTTATCCAGCCTTCGTTATATCCCGATTTATTCCAGTAGATACACTCAAGGGAAACGGAATGAAGAATAGTAGCAAGTGGAATATTAGAAGCATGCTCGTTGTATTTCAGTTTGGAGTCGCTGTTTTTTTAATTGTTGGAACCTTGGTGGTTTTTCAGCAATTGAAGTTTATACAAAACAAAGACCTGGGCTTTGACAAGGAGCAAGTTCTAGTAATAAATGACACGTATGCCGCTGGACAACATATTAATGCTTTTAAACAGGATGTTCTCAATTTGAGCGCCGTCAAAGACGCTACAGTGAGCAGCTTCATGCCTACTCCATCATCACGATCTAACAGTTCTTTTTTTAAGGAAGGTGCCATGGATCAGCAATATGCCATTCAAATGCAAACCTGGGAGGTGGATAACGATTATTTAAATACGTTAAATCTGGAATTGGTCGCCGGTCGCGATTTCAATAGTCAATCTGCCGCAGATTCTACTGCCGTTATTATTAATGAATCCACACTAGCAACGCTAGGTATAAGTTCAGAGGAAGCTCTTGGAATAAGAATTACCGAAGAAATTGGACTTGAAAATCCTGAATTTTATCATGTTATAGGTGTCATTAAAGATTTTCATTATGAATCCTTGCGAGAGAATATAGGTGCATTAGGGCTATTTATGAGCAGAACTACAGGGTCCATGGCCATCAAGTTGAAAACAGATGATTTTGCCAGTGTCATTGCAAACATTGAAAGTATTTGGATAAAAAGAGCCCCTGGCCAGCCTTTCAATTACCGCTTTATGGATGATGCATTTGAGGCTTCCTACAAAGAGGAGCGTCGTCTGGGCAGTATCTTTATTGTATTTACATGCTTATCAATTTTTATCGCCTGCTTAGGACTATTTGGTCTGGCAGCATTTAATGCCCAAAATAGAACAAAAGAAATAGGAGTCCGCAAGGTTTTGGGAGCTAGCGTGAGCCAGATTACTATTGGCTTGACGACGGACTTTCTAAAACTTGTAGGCATCTCTACTTTAATTGCGTTGCCGATTGGCTGGTATTGTATGAATATCTGGTTGGAGGATTTTTCATATCGCATACAGATAGGTTGGGGAATAATGGGGCTTTCAGCACTCTTAGTTACAACCATTGCTATAATTACAGTAAGCTACCAAAGTATTAAAGCCGCGATTGCCAACCCGGTAAAAAGTTTACGAACCGAATAA
- a CDS encoding sensor histidine kinase: MTYKSYVFSITLRVVGLLISLTLLAFGIAWLNTYAIIGGSILSLITVYNLYRFVIKRFVEMDDFFESVKYRDFSRWFVDTKGPQDIRELHKGFNLVNKTIKAIDSERQAQFVYLQKILEMVNIGIIAYNVESGDVLWVNDSFLKTLDFPSFKNISFVEKRRPNIYDELFETYHSNTASVTLEMRQETLKVLISDTVFEMEEHSFKLIVLQNIEETLNRNESEAWKKLLSVMTHEIMNSIAPITSLAETLQKSIQDSMEHPETRKLELEDVNAGLNSIKKRSEGLMKFAKTYRSLNKVTHVNKTKIKASDLFSNISELMKPSLEEKEVDLGFKLKDPNLLFEIDSYLIEQVLINLILNAIDATETVSAPQIVVSATLSHKGTAQIKVADNGSGIPSEIMDSIFVPFFSTKKTGSGIGLSLCKQIMLLHGGKIQLRSSEKEGTEVSLVF, encoded by the coding sequence ATGACCTATAAAAGCTACGTATTCTCAATTACGCTTCGGGTTGTGGGGTTGCTCATTTCCTTGACTTTGCTAGCCTTTGGGATTGCCTGGCTAAACACGTATGCAATTATAGGAGGTTCCATCCTTTCGCTAATTACAGTATATAACCTCTACCGGTTTGTGATAAAACGGTTCGTTGAAATGGATGATTTTTTTGAATCGGTAAAATACCGCGACTTCTCACGATGGTTTGTCGATACAAAAGGCCCTCAAGATATCCGTGAACTGCACAAAGGCTTTAACCTTGTGAACAAAACCATCAAAGCGATCGATAGTGAACGGCAGGCACAGTTTGTCTATCTTCAAAAAATATTGGAGATGGTAAACATTGGTATCATCGCCTATAATGTAGAAAGTGGCGACGTACTTTGGGTAAACGATTCCTTTTTAAAGACATTGGATTTTCCTTCGTTCAAAAACATAAGCTTTGTTGAAAAAAGGAGGCCAAATATCTATGATGAGCTGTTTGAAACATACCATTCCAATACCGCTTCGGTTACTTTAGAAATGAGACAGGAAACGCTAAAAGTCTTGATTTCAGATACGGTTTTTGAAATGGAAGAACATTCTTTTAAGCTTATTGTGCTTCAGAATATAGAAGAAACCCTTAACCGGAACGAAAGTGAAGCCTGGAAAAAACTCCTAAGCGTAATGACACACGAAATCATGAACAGCATTGCGCCCATCACTTCTTTAGCTGAAACTCTTCAGAAAAGTATTCAAGACTCCATGGAACATCCTGAAACCAGGAAATTGGAGTTGGAAGATGTTAATGCTGGTCTCAACAGCATAAAAAAACGAAGTGAAGGCTTGATGAAGTTTGCCAAAACTTATAGAAGCTTAAATAAAGTTACCCACGTAAACAAGACCAAAATAAAAGCATCCGATTTATTCAGCAATATTAGCGAATTGATGAAACCTTCTTTGGAAGAAAAAGAAGTTGACCTTGGTTTTAAATTGAAAGATCCCAATCTATTATTTGAAATCGACTCCTACCTGATAGAACAAGTACTTATCAACCTTATCTTAAATGCTATCGATGCAACCGAAACGGTTTCCGCGCCACAGATTGTTGTTTCGGCAACTTTAAGTCATAAAGGAACGGCTCAGATAAAGGTTGCCGATAACGGAAGCGGCATTCCATCAGAAATTATGGATAGTATCTTTGTGCCCTTTTTCAGTACCAAAAAAACTGGAAGCGGTATTGGTCTGAGTCTTTGTAAACAGATTATGCTATTACACGGGGGTAAAATACAACTGCGTAGTTCTGAAAAAGAGGGGACAGAAGTGAGTTTGGTTTTTTAA